The Carcharodon carcharias isolate sCarCar2 chromosome 15, sCarCar2.pri, whole genome shotgun sequence genome includes a window with the following:
- the LOC121288451 gene encoding taste receptor type 1 member 3-like → MAVVESKGLFKHINSSTRLFFYLVVSKDSVTETQRLHGIDALYTLPGDYTIGALFPFHMIPVGLTHRSKPEEVTCDSFYSVGYGMFLAMTFTIDEINNSTSLLPDVQLGYEVYDDCYETMVSLLPSLLFLSKNKSNGIDVLCNYTKYRNRVIALLGPWTSEQVIATAKLFSLFLVPHISYGASSEELSNKKLYPSFLRTMPSDRNQAMAIVSIVKEFNWNWIAGIGSDDEYGRQGMELVQEFALLQGICIGYIEMIPIYRGLASTKQKISEIVGRIRQMNVNVIILFSSEGPAHELLKQVVKVNITRKVWIGSEAWVKAAIVIYTPDIERIGTVIGTVINSGSMPGFESYVLNHLTNIRDTRERSLSAQHSGNQSFPFWPYPSESSDQLLSAIQQLGPNNMSVVLDQPVRRSTFSVYTAVYSIAHAIHALLKCHNGRCQNTARWYNWQLLEELKQVNFTINNTTIHYDAAGNPQRGYDIITWIQHAGQLKLPVIGNYKDHLTIHTSQIQWKTVDKTVPPSYCSKSCGLGQKKIAISLYSCCFECEDCPGGTFQDLTDGFSCNDCQSDEWSPPNNTFCFKKTLQYLSWVSPVGVAMLLIMVLNLALILAVMVVFLLNSSTPIVEGTGGKMNMVILTSLALLGCSTLLYLGEPSELTCKSRLPVTAFSLTICISTLLVNSMQILLSTELTGLTKSLLHKCKCIGWYIIISVSLGGQGAICYFWLNTDGDFLIKTTGNSEDALVLFCKSDSEVMFWLMLGYSGLLALVCFMCTFLIQTPAQTYNLAREITVSMLFYTTIWLCFVPIHPAVSKKHAPIIQISASLLSSFAILSAYFIPKCFVIWFKPQYNTPEYFQIYGLQILTRKECQ, encoded by the exons ATGGCTGTAGTTGAGAGCAAGGGACTGTTCAAGCACATCAATTCTTCCACCCGG TTGTTTTTCTATTTAGTAGTGAGCAAGGATTCTGTGACTGAGACTCAGAGGCTTCATGGAATCGATGCACTGTACACGCTGCCTGGAGACTACACTATAGGAGCCCTTTTCCCTTTTCATATGATTCCTGTTGGGCTCACTCATCGGTCAAAGCCTGAAGAGGTGACATGTGATAG CTTTTACTCCGTTGGTTATGGGATGTTTCTGGCGATGACGTTTACAATTGATGAAATAAATAACTCCACCTCTCTTCTGCCTGATGTGCAGCTGGGTTATGAAGTCTATGATGACTGTTACGAGACAATGGTCTCCCTCCTGCCCAGCCTTCTATTCTTATCGAAAAACAAGAGTAATGGGATTGATGTACTCTGCAATTACACAAAGTACAGGAACCGCGTGATCGCTCTGTTGGGACCCTGGACATCGGAACAAGTGATAGCTACAGCCAAATTATTCAGCTTATTTTTAGTTCCACAT ATAAGTTATGGGGCCTCAAGTGAGGAACTGAGCAACAAGAAGCTCTACCCATCATTCCTGAGAACAATGCCGAGCGATCGAAACCAAGCCATGGCCATTGTTTCCATCGTCAAAGAGTTCAACTGGAATTGGATTGCTGGAATTGGGAGTGATGATGAGTATGGGCGGCAGGGCATGGAATTGGTTCAGGAGTTTGCATTGCTCCAAGGCATCTGCATAGGCTACATTGAGATGATTCCCATCTACCGCGGACTAGCCAGCACCAAGCAAAAAATCTCTGAAATTGTGGGCCGGATCAGGCAGATGAATGTCAACGTTATCATCCTCTTCTCCAGTGAGGGACCTGCTCATGAATTATTGAAACAGGTGGTTAAGGTGAACATCACCAGGAAAGTCTGGATTGGAAGCGAGGCCTGGGTCAAGGCAGCCATTGTTATTTACACACCAGATATTGAACGCATTGGCACTGTGATTGGCACAGTCATTAACAGTGGGAGCATGCCAGGTTTCGAGAGTTACGTTTTAAATCACCTTACTAATATCAGGGACACAAGGGAACGGAGCCTCAGTGCACAACACAGTGGCAATCAGTCTTTTCCTTTTTGGCCgtacccctcagaatcttctgATCAGCTGCTCAGTGCCATTCAGCAACTGGGCCCCAACAATATGTCCGTGGTGTTGGATCAGCCAGTGAGACGGTCCACGTTCAGTGtatacacagcagtgtacagcatTGCACATGCAATCCATGCCTTGCTCAAGTGCCACAATGGAAGATGCCAAAATACAGCCAGATGGTACAACTGGCAG CTGCTGGAAGAGTTGAAGCAAGTTAATTTCACCATCAATAACACCACCATTCACTACGATGCTGCAGGAAACCCACAACGCGGTTACGACATCATAACCTGGATCCAGCATGCAGGACAGCTCAAACTACCAGTGATCGGCAACTACAAAGATCACTTGACCATCCACACATCCCAGATTCAGTGGAAAACAGTTGACAAAACA GTACCTCCATCCTATTGTTCCAAGAGCTGTGGCCTGGGGCAGAAGAAAATTGCCATCAGCCTTTATTCCTGCTGCTTTGAATGTGAAGATTGTCCAGGAGGAACGTTCCAGGACTTGACTG ATGGCTTTTCATGCAATGACTGCCAATCTGATGAGTGGTCGCCACCAAATAACACTTTCTGCTTTAAGAAAACcctgcagtacctgtcctgggtctCACCTGTTGGTGTGGCTATGCTCCTGATAATGGTGCTCAACCTCGCTCTGATATTAGCTGTCATGGTGGTCTTTCTGCTGAATTCTAGCACTCCAATTGTGGAAGGTACTGGAGGGAagatgaacatggtcatcttaACCTCACTGGCTCTCTTAGGCTGCAGCACATTGTTGTACCTCGGTGAACCCTCTGAACTTACCTGCAAATCACGTCTGCCAGTCACTGCCTTCAGCCTCACCATCTGTATCTCAACTCTCCTAGTCAACTCAATGCAAATCTTGCTCAGCACTGAGCTCACTGGTTTAACTAAGTCTTTGTTGCacaaatgtaaatgcattggctgGTACATCATCATCTCCGTCAGTCTTGGGGGGCAAGGTGCCATTTGCTATTTTTGGCTAAACACAGATGGTGACTTTCTGATAAAGACCACAGGCAATTCTGAAGATGCTCTTGTCCTCTTCTGTAAGAGTGATTCAGAGGTAATGTTCTGGCTAATGTTGGGGTACAGTGGCCTACTGGCATTGGTTTGTTTCATGTGTACCTTTTTGATCCAGACACCAGCTCAAACCTACAACCTGGCCCGAGAGATCACTGTCTCCATGCTCTTCTATACTACCATCTGGCTTTGCTTCGTCCCAATTCACCCGGCAGTAAGCAAGAAACATGCACCCATCATTCAGATTTCTGCCTCACTCCTCAGTTCTTTCGCAATTCTCAGTGCTTATTTCATCCCAAAATGTTTTGTTATTTGGTTTAAACCACAGTACAACACTCCTGAATATTTTCAAATTTATGGTCTGCAAATTTTAACAAGGAAGGAATGTCAATGA